The DNA sequence GGAAAGCTCTGTTGTTCCTAAACCCCACCCTTAGCACTCTTGTGTATTCTGAGAGCCAACTCGAATAGAAACGTTTCCACCCTCCCTGTTTGTTTCATTGAGTTTTGATGAAAGCCTTACTAATCCTTCCATGAAAGCAGAGTGCCTTGTAAGCTCTGAAAGGGATAGTCTATTCCATTGGAAATAGCTAATTATCTGTTGCCAAACTTGAAATGATATGAAACAGGCTTATACACTCATCGGAGTCAAAACGTCCTAGGTTTTATGGATGTAATAATGCAACAAGTTTTTATGATATTTAGCATTAGACACTGTGACAGTACTGACTACCGTGTGTGACAGTGTGGCTGGGGGTGAGATCTTTGACTACTGTGACTGTGAGGAGCTGCTCCCAGAGGGCCAGATCACACGGCTGATCAGACAGACGCTGGAGGGCGtccacctcctccaccagacCAGCGTGGTGCACCTGGACCTCAAGGTCTGTCCCTCCACACCTCttaaatcacacacacagactaggATACAAACAGAAGTgcactgcgcacacacacatacaacaaaaACACGTACATACAGTCGTGggcaaaagttttgagaatgacacaaatataaattttcacaaagtgctgcctcagtttttatgatggcaatttgcctatactccagaatgttatgaagagtgatcagatacATTGCaaataattgcaaagtccctctttgccatgaaaatgaacttaatccccaaaaaacatttccactgcatgtcagccctgccacaaaaggaccagctgacatcatgtcaggtgattctctcgttaacacaggtgagagtgttgacgaggacaaggctggagatcaccctgtcatgctgattgagttagaataacagactggaagctttaaaaggagggtggtgcttgaaatcattgttcttcctctgttaaccatggttacctgcaaggaaacgcgtgccgtcatcattgctttgcacaaaaagggcttcacaggcaaggatattgctgctagtaagattgcacctaaatcaaccatttatcggatcatcaagaacttcaaggagagaggttcaattgttgtgaagttgattcagctgtgggatcggggcaccaccaatgcagagcttgctcaggaatggcagcaggcaggtgggagtgcatctgcacgcacagtgaggcgatgacttttggaggatggcctggtgtcaagaagggcagcgaggaagccacttctctccaggaaaatcattagggacagactgatattctgcaaaaggtacagggattggactgctgaggactggggtaaagtcattttctctgatgaatcccctttccgattgtttggggcatcaggaaaaaaagcttgtccggagaagacaaggtgagcgctaccatcagtcctgtttcatgccaacagtaaagcatcctgagaccattcatgggtggtgttgcttctcagccaagggagtgggctcactcacaattttgcttaagaacacagccatgaatatagaatggtaccaacacatcctcagagagcaacttctcccaaccattcaagagcagtttggtgatgaacaatgccttttccagcatgatggagcaccttgccataaggcaaaagtgagaACTAAGTgactctgggaacaaaacatagacattttgggtccatggccaggaaactccccagaccttaatcccattgagaacttgtggtcaatcctcaagaggcgggtggacaaacaaaaacccacaaattctgacaaactccaagcattgattatgcaagaatgcgCTGCCATCAgacaggatgtggcccagaagttaattgacagcatgccagggcggattgtcaataaaagcctttgacacttatggaatgcttgtaattatacttcagtataccatagtaacatctgacaaaaatatctaaaaacactgaagcagcaaactttgtgaagaccaatacttgtgtcattctcaaatttTGACCAAGACTGTACACCTCTCAACTCTATTTGCCCCCTTATTCATCTTTACATCACCACCCGCTTATTTACATTAGCATTTtaccagaacgacttacaggagcaataagggttaagtgccttgctcaaggacatatcaacagattgttcacctagtcagcttggcgAATCGAACCAGcgccctttcggttactggcccaacgcccttaaccgctaggctacctgccgccccatatatcCCCTGTAAACATGATCACATGCAGAAAGGATTGTGCTGTATACATCTGTATTATGACCCTGCACAAATGTATGTCACCCTATTGGACTACTCCTCCCTCCCTATTTATTTCAGCCCCAGAACATTCTCTTGACCAGCCTGGCTCCGCTGGGGGACATAAAGATTGTGGACCTTGGCCTGGCGCGCAAACTGGGCACAGTCGGAGAGCTCCGAGAGATCTTGGGCACGCCCGAGTACGTGGGTAAGGCAACGTCCATTTAACTTACCTCCAACTTTCCCTAAACCAGTTGCAATTAAGTCTGACATTCTACAATGCCAATGCCGCAAGCTAATGATCTGGCCTCTCTTCTCCCTTGTTATACCTTAGCCCCAGAAATTCTAAACTACGAGCCTATCACCACGGCAACTGACTTGTGGTGAGTCATTTTAATCAACACTATCAACTTGAATGACTGTATACGTGGATGTATGTAtgtgcgtgcctgcctgcctgaggcACTTGTGTGAAGTGTGTGTTTGCAGGTCAACGCGTGTGTGTACTCTGACACATTTGTACTAGCTGTGTTCTGGGTGTGCGTTATTCCTCAGGAGTGTGGGGGTGATAGCCTACATGCTGGTGACGGGTGAGTCTCCGTTTGCGGGGGACGACAAGCAGGAGACGTACCTGAACGTGTCCCAGGTCAATGTGGACTACAGCCAAGAGGCCTTCTCCAGGGTGTCGGAGCTCGCCGTCGACTTCATCCGCAAGCTGCTGGTCAAAACACCAGAGTAAGTGTGACTGTTACCGGCCAGTAAAAGTTCAGGGAATTCGAATGGTAGGGGATGTACTGCTACTGACAGGAAGCGTTGTCACAAATTGTGTTTAGCAATACAGATGATAATTCATTATTTTGTTTTTGTCCTTACTATACCTTTTTCTGTCAATTTCATTTGAAATATTTGACTTTTGGGAGATAAAATTCAGCTAGAACTTTCACCACTTGGTGTTGACCTTGGTCCGTCTTCACCCTCTCTCTACACAGGGACAGGTCCAGTGCAGCCGACTGCATGACCCACCCCTGGCTGTGGCATCAGTACCCAAGTACCGAGCCTGTCACGCCACGTACCCCCCGCGAGAGGAGCAGCGGTAACAAGTGGGCCGCCTCACCCGAGGACCCAGAGGACAAGGAGAACTTCACTTTGGACTCGCCCCACACCCACGCCAAGCGGTTTCGGTTCGAGGTGGAGACGCCTGCCGCCACCAACATTGGTGATGGGGACTTCTGAGGGGGAAAGAGTGACGCAAGCGCACCCATCCCGTGACCTCCCCTTTTTGCTTTTATTGGTTTTATGTAGCAAGGAACCTGCCGGCAACACTGTTGCCTACCCAAGAACTAttcagtcctgttctgttctaccGCCCGCTTGTATCCAGTGCGTCCGGCCAAACCAAAGTTAACCAGCTGACTTTGTGATCTAACGAGTAATAGTATTTTATTGTGAGCTGTTTTTGTCCTTTTCAGTGTATTGTTGTCTTTGTTTTGTCTGGTTAATTTTTGTCCCTGAATTTAAAGAGAATGGGTGGCCAGATGTATCAAAAGGGAAATCTATGCAATACTGTTTTTCCACAAATAGCCTAACTTTTAAGTGGTCTTAGACGCCCCAAAGTGTATTTAGTATTTTGTACTAAAAGCATTCGACAGAACACTGAGCTGTGCAGATACAAGCTAAACCAGTCTATTTGAGGAAGTGAAAGTAAAGTATGTCCTCGCAGTATATGCTTGTTTGCTTGACCCAAGATGTACATTACCTCCCTACTCTCAAACAAGCATCAGCTTTGGGCCATGGTTTACGCACAGTGGCATATTACATTCCATCTGTGACATTCCCTTGTCTAGTTCTCAGGCACTCTACAACACACCCCATCTGAAAACACATAATCATATCATTGAAGACAGGTTTTGTATGCACACATTACCCGGCAATGGCCTGCATAATAAGTAAGCCAACGAGTCACGCTAGTGTCTATTACATACACAGTGTTTGTTAACCAGAACTCTCCTGGGTTAAAATTCCACAGTAATAGAGGTGGTTTAAGAGGGCTCTAAAAAGGTGACTCATGGACAGTTCACACCACACCCATGCTTACTCAAATGTTTCTTCAAAGTTGTCAGTTCCTCTTTAGTCATTGGCTTAAGGCAAACGTGACTGAAGCACTTTCTATTTATCATCTGGGTATTTCATGAATTACTTAACTGGAAAATTACCACGTCCTCTGCCGAGTGTTTGTAAttccatgttgttgtttttttaagtaTAACTTCAACACAACTTTCTGATGTTCACCGAAGTAATCTAATCTACATGTCTTTAATCAGCATTAAAAAGGTATTTTATTTTTCTAAGGCTAGGAAGCCTTTAAAGCTCAATGGGAgtcaggtacagtgcattcggaaagtattcagaccccttgactttctccacatttgattacgttacagccttattccataatgacaaagcaaaaacacgtttttagaaatgtttgcaaatttctgaaatatcacatttacatatgtattcagaccctttactcagtactttgaagcatctttggcagcgattacagcttcgagtcttctggggtatgaagctacaagcttggcacacctgtatttggggagtttctcccattcttctctgcagatcctctcaagctctgtcaggttggatggggagtgttgctgcacagctattttcaggtctctccagagatgttagattgggttcaaatccgggctgtggctgggccactcaaggacattcaaagacttgttccgaagccactcctgcgttgtcttggctgtgtgcttaacgtcattgtcctgttggaaggtgaacctttgccccagtctgaggtcctgagcgctcttgagcaggttttcatcaaggatgtctctgtacttggctccgttcatctttccctcgaatctgagtagtctcccagtccctgccgctgaaaaacatccccacagcatgatgctgccaccaccatgcttcaccatagggatggtgccaggtttcctccagacgtgatgcttggcattcaggccaaagagttcaatcttggtttcatcacaccgagaatcttgtttctcatggccagaggcctttaggtgccttttggcaaactccaagcgggctgtgatgtgccttttactgaggagtggtttccgtctggccactctaccataaaggcctgattggtggagtgctgcagagatggttatccttctggaagcttatcccatctccacagaggaactctggatctctgtcagagtgaccatcggattcttggtcacctccctgaccaaggcccttctcccccgattgctccatTTGGCctgtcagccagctctaggaagtgtcttggtggttccaaacttcttccatttaagaatgatggaggccactgtgttcttggggaccttcaatgctgcatacatttattggtaccattccccagatctgtgccttgacacaatcctgtcacggagctctacggacaattcctttgacctatggcttggtttttgctctgacatgcactgtcaactgtgggaccttatatagacaggtgtgtgcctttccaaatcatatccaatcaattgaatttaccactggtggactccaatcaagttgtagaaacatctcaaggatgatcaatggaaacaggatgcacctgagctcaattttgagtctcatagctaagggtctgaatacttatgtaaataaggtatttctgtttttgctttgtcattatggggtactgtgtgttgATTTGATGAGGAAATGAAAAATataatttagaataaggctgtaatggaagggaaggggtctgaatacttttcgaatcaTAATAGATTGTCTCTTTATGGAGGCATACATTCCGCCCTATCCCCTCTTCATTCCATTTCCTTCTCATCTCAGGGCAAATGACCGTTCACTTTGGTCATTACTATTGTGTGCCTCTTTTTACATTTGATCTTTTATATACGTTTTATAGTCTAACCTGATTCTCAATATATTTATATAATGGGatgatgttttgtttgtttagaTGTACATTATATGTGCATTATTTAACTGGTTTCAGATTGGTTTATTAAGAGGATGTATGGCATATGGTATTGATAGCATCTCTTAACAATAAGCTGTTTTGGGAACAGGTGACATAAAATGGAAATATGCTTTGGTTATGAAGTGGTGAATGTTCGATATGGATTCTTTTTGGGAGATATGTACGGTCCTAGTACCGAACATTTATGACCGTAAAGAACATGAAATTTAGGAAATGGAAGTGCTCTGTTGTTGAGCATGCATTCACATGGAAACCCATCCATCCGTGAACTTATAAAAGAATAACCCATACTGAGAACCCCTTGAAGCATTTCTCATTGAATCTGGAGTGTTATGAAGCCTAACTGCCAGTAGCCCTCAACTGAACATGTCGGTTGTTCAAAAAGGTGCAAAGACTACACATTGTTTTCTTGTTTGTTGTGGGCCTCAAGGTTTCCCAGAGAGATGTCACCGGCCTGGCACACACAATAGCCTTTTGTCTTGGAGAGGGGCTTCTCCAGTCACGGCCAAGCTCTCACTGTATGCTGTCATCCAAAAGAAGAACTGGAACACCACTACGTCATTACAGTGGTTCAGTAATCATTACCCTCCTCGGTTCAAAGACACAGACGCTTGAAAATTAAAACGAAAACACAGAAGTTTGAGGTGCTGCTGACACCAATCGGCAAAAAGGTGGACTTGTACAACTTGATTATTTGTATGAGCTCCATTGGTGTATTGTTTTGTATGCTgagtatcacaggaggttggtggcaccttaattagggaggatgggctcgtggtaatggctggagaggtggaatggtatcaaacacgttTTAatttgtttgataccattccatttgtgCCGTTCTAGCCCTTATTATGaaccgttctcccctcagcagcctccactgctgagACCATTTGGCACAAAGTGGACTTGTACGACTTTATTATATTTGTAAGAGCTCCAATGCTTTTTCATTTTGTACAGCTGTCCGAATGGACTGTGACATACAGACGTCAGTCAAGTGACTGACTGGTCTTTGGGGACTTAAGTGGCCAGTTTGCACTCTACACATTCCCAATTCTCTTCCCATTCCTACATCTTCTCCCACTTTACCAGGGTAATACTGAAGGAAACATGAGTAAAACTCATACCAGTTAGAAGCACAAGCAATAACCCTTAGAAAGAGATGTTTATTTTGCAACTGATAGATTTTTAGCTATACTCAGTTTGATTGCATTTGAAATGATCCATTCTAAaaacaatttacactgaacaaaaatataaacgcaacatgtaaagttttggtccatgagctgaaataaaagatcccagaaatgttagatatgcacaaaaagcttttctctcattttgtgcacatattttacatccctgttagtgagcatttctcctttgccaagctaATCCGTCCACCTGacgtatggcatatcaagaagctgattaaacagcatgatcattacacaggtgcaccttgtgctggggacaataaaaggccactccaaaatgtgcagttttgtcacacaacacaatgccactgatgtctcaag is a window from the Coregonus clupeaformis isolate EN_2021a chromosome 23, ASM2061545v1, whole genome shotgun sequence genome containing:
- the LOC121536632 gene encoding serine/threonine-protein kinase 17B-like, producing the protein MSRRRHDNRNGPTGLLGEIQTPINTEPMDSMYEITGELGRGKFAVVKRCVEKATGKVFAAKFLRKRRRGRDCRAEVVHEMAVLEAARNNPRVVNLHAAYETDHDIILLLEYVAGGEIFDYCDCEELLPEGQITRLIRQTLEGVHLLHQTSVVHLDLKPQNILLTSLAPLGDIKIVDLGLARKLGTVGELREILGTPEYVAPEILNYEPITTATDLWSVGVIAYMLVTGESPFAGDDKQETYLNVSQVNVDYSQEAFSRVSELAVDFIRKLLVKTPEDRSSAADCMTHPWLWHQYPSTEPVTPRTPRERSSGNKWAASPEDPEDKENFTLDSPHTHAKRFRFEVETPAATNIGDGDF